From Archaeoglobus sulfaticallidus PM70-1:
TGGAAGCATAGGTGGAAAAAAGATTATCTGGGCAGATATCCGGGATAGAGCGGAAATGGAGTCCTTGCTTAGGGATTGTGATGTGATAGTGCACCTTGCTGCGATATCAGGGGTTGCCGAATGCGATGAGATGCCTGAAAGGGCATATGACGTAAACATCATCGGAACCGAGAATATATGCTGGATTTGCAGAAAGTATGGCATCGATATGATATTCCCATCATCGATGGCTGTTGTTGGCAACCCGGTAGAGATCCCGATAACACCCAGACATCCGAGAAACCCGCTGAACATGTATGGATTTACGAAGTGGGTGAATGAGGAAAATATAAGGGCGTTTTCGAAGAACAGCTTTAATGCCCTGATCTTCATGAAAACGAATCTGTATGGAGAGTATGAGGTTGATGGCAATAGGATATCGAAAAATACCGTGATCAACATATTCGCCAACAAGGCAAAGAGAAATGAGAACCTCACAGTACACAAACCC
This genomic window contains:
- a CDS encoding NAD-dependent epimerase/dehydratase family protein — encoded protein: MRIGVTGAGGYVGAGLCSKLMEKHEVVMLDNFYKAQIGSIGGKKIIWADIRDRAEMESLLRDCDVIVHLAAISGVAECDEMPERAYDVNIIGTENICWICRKYGIDMIFPSSMAVVGNPVEIPITPRHPRNPLNMYGFTKWVNEENIRAFSKNSFNALIFMKTNLYGEYEVDGNRISKNTVINIFANKAKRNENLTVHKPGTQTRDFIHVLDVIDAYLLAIENMPEGFNIVTLAGGECLSVLDIANLVQKYSDVGIDLVENPRKKETHAPNFEVDTSEIKELIGFESKRKVEEEVRKLLGI